Genomic window (Lewinellaceae bacterium):
CCGTTCCTTTCACGGGGGCATCGCACTGCCAGGCGGCAAAGGCTAAAACCCCGGCGATAAGAATTGTTCCGATATTTCTCATGTCCAGCAGGATTTTTTGTTGTGAAATAATTTTTCTGCAAAGGTAATGGCAGGCAACTGGTTTTCAAAACGAAAGGCTCAACGGATGAGGTAATTAACGTAAAAGAAAACGACCAGGTAAATCCACAATGCATCCAGAAAATGCCAGTAAATGGTAAGCAAACGCAACTTCAGGCGTTTTTCCGGGTCGGAAAAATACACGAGGACGCTTACCGGCTCTTTCATCCGCTTTCGCGCCGTCCAAAGGAATACTCCGAGGAAAGGAAGGCCGGCAATGACGTGAGCAAAGTGAAGCCCGGAAATGACGTAGAGGTAGCCGGCGGAATTATCGGTATGGATGTATACCTGATTGGCGAAAAGCTGGCTCCAGCCGATCAGTTGCAGCCCCATGAAAACCAGAGACAATAATATAGTCGCTACCAGCGCATTTTGATATTGGCGGGTTTTATCCGCCTTGTACGACCGCCGCGCCCAAACCATGGTGGCGCTGCTTCCCAACAGGATCAGGGTGTTGAAAATGAATATGTTGGGCAGGCGAATGGGCGGCAGTTGGTTTTGCACCCGGGTGTAGATGAAGGCAACCGTAAAGGCCAGGAAGAGGGCGGTGATCCCAAAGAGAACCAGGGTCAACACGACATTGTAAGGGTGAAACGCAAAAGAATCATACTCACTGTTGAAGTCCTGTTTGTTTTCTTTATCAAGAGGTGTTTCGTTCATATTATATTGGGATTTTTTGCTTCTCTTCGGCAACGTTCGCTGCAATACCTGACTTCGCTCCAGCACTTTGCCCATTTCCGGCGCCAGGCGAAAGGCAAGAGGCACTGCGGGCATATCTTTTTTGGAAAATTTTCTTTCTTTCGATGCTTGGGCACAGATTTTTCCAGCCTAAACAGTTGAGCCTTCTAAAGGTTTTAACAGTTTTTGCTTAATTTTCGGCCGATGAAGTGTCCCAACTGCAAGACCATATTGCCATCCGGCGCCCGCTTTTGTTTCAATTGCGGGGCGCCCCAGCCGCCGGAGCCCAGGCAGGAGCAAAAGCCTCCGCCCAAACCGATGGTTGACCTCGATGGCGATGTGGAACGGGAATTGGTGGAGCTTTTCTTCCAGGCGCTGCGCCGGCGGGTGGAACAAGAACACCGGGCGGAACAATTTCAAGCGTATTCCGAACGGCTCTACGAGTCCGGGTTTCGCGACACGGCCTACCGCAAGGCGGCTCACCTGGCGGAGGAGTTGCGCGCCTTGAAAAAGGAGGGGAAAGCCGATCCCCGCGCCATTAACCGGCGCATCGTCCGCTCCTTTGAAGAGCAACTGGACTACTTCATCATCCATCACTGCCAGGACATCAATGATATTCCGTTGCCGGAAACCATCCTGCGGTGGCAGGGAGTGACCCCGCCGGAGGCTGGCCTTTTCCAAATGGCGCTCGATTACCTGGATTTCGGCAACGAGCCGGACGAGGCCGTGTATGTCGATTTTCTGAAAATGCCAATCGACAAACTGAAAAACGCCGGAAAGTTTTTCCTCTT
Coding sequences:
- a CDS encoding zinc ribbon domain-containing protein, giving the protein MKCPNCKTILPSGARFCFNCGAPQPPEPRQEQKPPPKPMVDLDGDVERELVELFFQALRRRVEQEHRAEQFQAYSERLYESGFRDTAYRKAAHLAEELRALKKEGKADPRAINRRIVRSFEEQLDYFIIHHCQDINDIPLPETILRWQGVTPPEAGLFQMALDYLDFGNEPDEAVYVDFLKMPIDKLKNAGKFFLFPERDERILLICDQSLLGSCKEGFALTERGLYWKAQLQTARKVAYTALESVRREKDWLLINGDFFHANPSLDLKMMKLLKKLQLR
- a CDS encoding cytochrome c oxidase subunit 3, with the protein product MNETPLDKENKQDFNSEYDSFAFHPYNVVLTLVLFGITALFLAFTVAFIYTRVQNQLPPIRLPNIFIFNTLILLGSSATMVWARRSYKADKTRQYQNALVATILLSLVFMGLQLIGWSQLFANQVYIHTDNSAGYLYVISGLHFAHVIAGLPFLGVFLWTARKRMKEPVSVLVYFSDPEKRLKLRLLTIYWHFLDALWIYLVVFFYVNYLIR
- a CDS encoding DUF2256 domain-containing protein; the protein is MPKHRKKENFPKKICPQCLLPFAWRRKWAKCWSEVRYCSERCRREAKNPNII